TTGCTAAAATTCCTGTCATTATTTTCTACCTCCATCAAATAATATATTGGTTGACAACTCGACCTCGTGGTTCTACTGTCTAGCTTTAAAAAAAGCGTCAACTTGTATTATTCTGTAAGGATAATTTAAGATTTCGATAATCCTCTTATCAAACAAATCAAATTACCCGGAATAAAACCTTACAATGTCTTTCTAAAAATCAATTAGATTTGTTTGATTTCTATCCCAACACCAGCTGGTAAGTTAACCGCTGTTAACGAAGCTATTGTCTTTTGCGTAGAATTGTTAATTTCTACCATTCTTCTGTGTACTCTCATTTCAAATTGTTCTCTTGAATCCTTGTTTACATGCACTGATCTTAAAACAGTGTACTTTCTAATTTTAGTAGGTAATGGCATAGGTCCTGCGATTTCCGCACCAGACTTTTTAGCAACTTCCGCTATTTTTTTAGCTGATTGATCTAATAAAGTGTGATCATAAGCCTTTAAGTAGATTCTTAATTTGTTATTAGAAGCCATTTATTCCTTTACACCTCCTTGAAAATTATCTCTTAAGGATACAATATCCTTATACACCTTAAGGAT
The window above is part of the Fusobacterium sp. DD2 genome. Proteins encoded here:
- the rpsJ gene encoding 30S ribosomal protein S10, producing MASNNKLRIYLKAYDHTLLDQSAKKIAEVAKKSGAEIAGPMPLPTKIRKYTVLRSVHVNKDSREQFEMRVHRRMVEINNSTQKTIASLTAVNLPAGVGIEIKQI